TGCGCGCACCATCACGTGACAGGGTCAGCGGCCAGTTTTTCAGCGCTTCCGGGTCCTGTACCAGCTCGAACGGAATATCGACCTGATCCAGCCCCAGCTCTTCACCCTGATAGAGGATGATGCTGCCACGCAAGGCGGTTAGCAACGCCATTTTCATCGTGGCAAAGGCTTTGTGGTCATGCCCCTGTGCCCAGCGCGACAGCGCACGCGGTGCGTCATGATTCTCAAACGCCCAGCTCGGCCAGCCATGGCCCGGGCCCTCTTTCCAGCGGCTTTGCGTATCGCAGACAAGGCTGGGCGTCAGCGCCGAGGCATAGAGAAAGTCAAAGCCATAGGCGCTGTTGACGCGCTTGCCATCGGCACAGGCTTGTAAGAAAGGCCCGGCATCTGCACTGCCGCCAACTTCGGCAACGGTGAAAACCGCGCCATATTCATCGGTCATTTTCCGCACACGGGCGAGAAAATCGAGCACCTCGGGCTGGGCCTGGTTATGGATATTCTGCTGAAAGTCATGGCTGCGCGCGCGCAGACGATGGGGGTCATTATTTGGCGGATTATCGGTAAGCGCCTGATTGTGCATCATGTGCAGCACCGCATCGATACGAAACCCGTTGACGCCGCGATCCAGCCAGAACCGCCCGACATTGAGTAGCTCTTCCTGCACCTCGGGATTGTGCAGGTTGAGGTCAGGCTGCTGCGGCAGGAAATTGTGGAAATAATATTGGCCGCGTCGCGCATCCCATGACCATGCCGGGCCGGAGAATATCGACTGCCAGTTATTCGGCGGCGTGCCATCGCTTTTGGCATCGGCCCAGACATACCAGTCGGCCTTGTCATT
The sequence above is drawn from the Parasphingorhabdus sp. SCSIO 66989 genome and encodes:
- a CDS encoding alpha-amylase family glycosyl hydrolase, which codes for MADDPLAAEIAAQPWWRGASIYQIYPRSFMDSNGDGIGDLPGITSHLGHVADLGADAIWISPFFTSPMLDFGYDVAAFRDVDPIFGTLDDFDALVARAHGLGLKVIIDQVYSHSSDLHRWFTESRSSRDNDKADWYVWADAKSDGTPPNNWQSIFSGPAWSWDARRGQYYFHNFLPQQPDLNLHNPEVQEELLNVGRFWLDRGVNGFRIDAVLHMMHNQALTDNPPNNDPHRLRARSHDFQQNIHNQAQPEVLDFLARVRKMTDEYGAVFTVAEVGGSADAGPFLQACADGKRVNSAYGFDFLYASALTPSLVCDTQSRWKEGPGHGWPSWAFENHDAPRALSRWAQGHDHKAFATMKMALLTALRGSIILYQGEELGLDQVDIPFELVQDPEALKNWPLTLSRDGARTPLPWQGNAAHGGFTEGEPWLPLGEEHRALAIDVQEGDPQSLLEITRQLLTMRREHPTLRFGSARCSHRDDKVLTMIRQSEQQTLCCIFNMSDEEQAVGTLPCDAEADIVFTANGATREVLPPFGVIFLAC